GGTACCATTGCGCTGCTGTTGCCGGATACGACGTCATCTGCTCGATGGGAGTCGCAGGATAGGCCAGATTTCACAGCTGAGGTGAAAAAGCTCGACCCGGCGGCCAAGGTAGATTACCAGAACGCACAGGGTGATGCGACAACTCAGCAGCAGCAAGCCGAAGCCGAGATTACGAACGGCGCGAAGGTTCTGGTTATTTGTGCTGTCGATTCGTCTGCTGCAGCGACCATTGTGAACGAGGCAGACAAGGCAGGTGTGAAAGTGATTTCTTATGACCGGATGATCTCTTTCGCGCCGGTAGATTATTACGTTTCGTTTGACAATGAAGAGGTTGGCAAGCTACAAGGGCAGTATATTGCAGATCATACGCCAAAGGGCGGCACCGTGGTGATGCTTGACGGTGCGCAGACGGACAATAATGCCTTGGCTTTTCGAAAAGGTGCGCATGACGTGCTGGATCCGCTGTTCAAGAATGGCACCCTGAAGCTCGGCTACGAGTCGTATACGCCCAATTGGGATCCGCAAAATGGATTGCGTGAAATGGAACAGGCGCTGACGAAGTTAAATAATCACGTCGACGGCGTGCTGGCTGCAAATGATGGATTAGCGGGTTCTGCGATTCAGGCGCTCAGCGCACAACATTTGGCTGGCAAGGTTCCGGTGACGGGCCAAGACGCGACGGACGCGGGGCTACACGACATTATGCTTGGGACTCAGTCGATGACCGTTTACAAGGCCGTTCCGAAAGAGGCGAAGGTGGCTGGCGAACTTGCCGTCGACCTGTTAAAGGGGCAGACGCCGGGGTCTGACCTCGTCAATAGTACACAGGACAATGGCTCTGGAAAGAAGATTCCGGCGGTGCTTCTCAAGCCAGTCGTCGTGACGAAGGACAATATTCAAGATACCGTGATTAAGGATGGGTTTACCACGATGAATAACATCAATCACCCGAAATAATCGATTGGGCGCCTCGGCGCGTACTCGATAGGTGAACACTCGACGAGATTCGCTCATCGTTTCAGTCGTCCTCAGATTGGATGCGAACCCGCAATTTGTTCTGATACTATGAACATGGGTGGCATCGTTGGTTGTTACCTGCGATAGCGTGACTGACAATGACCTGAGGAGATGAACATCTCGTGGAAGAACATCTGAGGAAGTATGCGGAATTAGCGGTGAAAGTCGGCGTCAACTTGCAGCCGGGGCAAAACTTGGTGATTGGATTTGGCCGTCGGCAGGTGTATGCAGAGCATTTGGAGTTCGCACGTCAATTGGTAGACGTGGCCTACGACGCGGGCGCTAAGTTTGTCCAAGTGGACTGGGGCGACGAATGGTGGATTCGTGAAACCGTGAAGCGCGGTTCATTGGAAACGCTCGAGGCACGCGCGAAGTGGCAACTTGAGTGGGTCGAGCATCTGGCCAAGGAAGGCGCCGCATTTATTGCCATCCCTGCGTCCAACCCAGACTTGTATGAGGGGATAGACCCAGCTCGTGTAACCGCCGCTGAACGCGCGATTAGCTCGACTTTCCGCGATTTCGACAACCGCCGTACCGCAGATCAGTACCGGTGGACGCTCGCTTCTGCGCCGACGCAGGCGTGGGCTGATAAAGTTCATCCGGAATTGCCTGAGGCAGAGCGCATTGACGCACTCTGGAAGGACATTCTGTTTTGTGCCCGGGCGCTTGGGGACAACCCTGTGGAGGATTGGCGCAAACACATCGACAACTTGCGCAAGCGCAGCGATTACCTCAATTCGCTGCACATTCACAGCCTGCATTACCAAGCACCTGGTACGGATCTCACGGTTGAACTGGCACCGAAACACTACTGGACCTCGGCACAAAAGCCGGCGCTTGACGGGGTTCCTTTTGTGGCCAACATGCCGACCGAGGAAGTTTTCACGTCCCCGAGCAAGTATGGCGTCAATGGCGTGGTCACGAGTACGATGCCACTGAACCACAACGGCACGACCATTCATGGCATTCGGTTGAAGTTTGAAAAGGGTCGGATTGTGGAATACAGCGCAGAACAAGGCGAGGGCGCGCTCAAGAATATCGTCGAGGCGGACGAGGGCAGCCATTATCTTGGTGAAGTGGCCTTGGTGCCGGTGGACTCGCCGATTGCCGAGATGGGTCAGTTATTCTACAACACGTTGTTCGACGAAAATGCCTCCTGCCACCTGGCGATTGGACGTGCGTACCCACTCGTTGAGGGCGGCGAGAACATTGGTCACGGTGATTATGAAGCGCATGGCTTAAACGACAGTTTGATGCATGTCGATTTCATGATTGGTTCCAATCAAATGAATATCGATGCCATTACGCACGACAACCAGACCATCGCCATTATGCGGGACGGTAAGTGGACCACACCCGTGTGATTGGATACTTGTCAGAGGCTGTATTTGAAGCGTATCGGGGCAGTACGAAAGGCGTCACCTTTCGTACTGCCCCTCATTGATTGTGGACACATCTTCTCCGTCCCTGCCTCTTTAGGATAAATATTCTAATCAGATTTTGCCTGCCTACCAAACTTTTCGAACGAAAACCAAGTATACTGTCTTTATTGATGTTTCAGATTTATCTGAGATGTGTTTGAAAATGAATGTAGGTGAGAGGATGGACGTTATGAATTTTGATGCGCTTGATTATCCGTACTCGTCGCGAAGGACAGCGGTCTACGCGAGGCGTGGGATGGTGGCGACCTCGCAACCATTGGCCGCAGCAGCTGGGCTGCAGGTGCTCCAGCAAGGCGGTAATGCGATAGATGCTGCCGTTGCAACCGCAGCGGCATTGACTGTAGTGGAACCTACATCGAATGGTATTGGCAGCGATTCGTTTGCGATTGTCTGGCACAAGGGCCAGTTACACGGGTTAAATGGCAGTGGTGTCGCGCCTGCTGGCATCAGTCTCGGGGAACTCGCGAGACGCGGGTACAGCGAGATGCCGAAATTTGGCTGGATGCCGGTCACGGTGCCTGGTACGCCGGCGGCGTGGGCCGATTTAGTAGAGCGCTTTGGCAACCTGACTTTACGCCAAGTACTTGATCCAGCCATCATCCTCGCCCGGGACGGTCACCCGGTGTCCCCGACTGCTGCGAAGTATTGGGCGCTTGCCGCCAAGCGATTTGCCTCTGCGCTGGAGGGGCCAGAGTTTGAACATTGGTTTAAGACATTTACGTTTGACGGACGGGCGCCAAAACCCGGTGAGACGTTCCGGAGCGCAGGACACGCGCGCACGCTGGAACTGATTGGGCAGTCTGGTGCTAAAGCATTTTATGAGGGGGAGCTCGCGGAGGAGATAGAGCGGTTTGCCCGTGAGACCGGCGGTTTGCTGGCCAAGGCAGATCTCGCCGCCCATCGGTCTGACTGGGTCAATCCAGTCAGCATTCAATACCGCGGCTATGATGTGTGGGAATTGCCTCCAAATGGTCAAGGCATTGTCGCGCTAATGGCGCTCAATATTCTCAAGGGCTACGACTTTTCGACAATGGATGTTCGCGAGCGTACTCATTTGCAGTTGGAAGCGATGAAACTCGCCTTTGCGGATGGGAAGCGGCATATTGCAGATCCGCGGCATGCGGAGATTCCGCTGGATATGTTGCTTTCTGATGAGCACGCAGCACAGCAGCGCGATCGCATTGGCGAAACCGCGTTGTTGCCGGATCCTGGTGCGCCGGTGCTTGGCGGTACCGTATACTTAGCGACTGCAGACGGCGAGGGAAACATGGTCTCCTATATTCAGAGCAATTATATGGGGTTTGGCTCGGGCGTGGTCGTGCCGAATACAGGCATCGCGTTGCAAAATCGAGGGCATAATTTCTCGATGGATCCGGCCCATAAAAACGCATTAGCGCCCGGCAAACGACCGTACCACACGATTATCCCAGGATTTCTCACAAAGGATGGCGCTGCTGTTGGACCATTTGGCGTCATGGGCGGCTTTATGCAACCGCAAGGCCACGTTCAGGTGATGATGAACACGCTCGACTTCTCGATGAATCCCCAGGCGGCCTTGGATGCGCCACGTTGGCAGTGGATGCAGGACAATCAAGTTAGCATTGAGGAGACCTATGGCGCCGATGTAATAGAGGATTTGCGTAGACGAGGGCACGAGGTCGATGTCGCAGAAGATGTCGGCGGTTTTGGACGCGGCCAAATCATTTGGCGGACAGAAGAGGGAACCCTTGTCGGGGGGACGGAGCCTCGTACGGACGGATCGATTGCCGCTTGGTAAGTAACGTGTGTCTTGGCCGGTCGTTCACCGTTTCTCGCCTTTGGGGAGCGAGCTGAACGCCGGCCATGGCCGCTAGATTGGATGAATCCCCATCTTTACACGGACATCCATCCAGCGATATACTCTTTTTTGACCGTCTGACCGTTTTTGTATTCTGGTCAGAAGAGATTGACTGGATTGGTTAGGGGGTGAGGCGTTGGACCTTCAGATGAGAGTGGTCGAGGCGGCAGAGCAGTCATTTCGGCAATTTGGCTACAAGGGAACCACGATGGAGAATGTCGCTCGCATCGCCAATGTCGGCAAGGGGACCATTTACACGTTTTTCCCGAGTAAGGAAGCCTTGTTGGAGCATATTCTCAACCGGCTTGTGGTGGAGATGAGAGCCGTTGCGGATGGCTCCATTGTCGCTGGTGACACGTTCTTTAACAATCTGGAACGCGCGCTGCGCAGTGTTCTGCGGTTTCGCGCGCAGCATGAACTGCTCGTAAAACTCGCCCAGGAAGGCAAACAGCTGGGGACTGTGGCGGTCATCGAGGGCATGGCCCGCGTCGAGGAAGCCGTGTTGAATTATTTGCGTAAGCATTTGGAAGCCGGTGTGGCAAATGGAGACGTGAAGCCGTGCAACACGGAACTCGTTGCGTTTATCATGCTGCGTACCTACACCGCCATCCTGGTGGACTGGGAAAGTCGACATGAACCACTGTCAGACGATGCGTTGATGCAGGTGTTCCACGTCGTCTTTACGGAAGGGCTCAATCGCACCCAGGCCTGACCAATCACAATGAAATGTACACAGAGAGATAGAGGGAGGTGGCGAGACATGAAGTTGTTTCAAACGATTCGAGACGAATTTCGGTTTAACTACGGGAAGAAAAAGCAGTTGATATCCATCCTAGGGATCTTTTTTATCCCCATTATCTATGCGGGGGTCTATTTGTGGGCGTTTTGGGATCCCTATGGACACCTTGACCGGCTGCCTGTCGCGGTTGTCAACAACGATAAGGGCGCGACATATGACGGCGAAAAGATTGA
Above is a genomic segment from Alicyclobacillus acidoterrestris containing:
- a CDS encoding sugar ABC transporter substrate-binding protein; this translates as MKNMIKTGVAVAIVMAFSTACGVTTTSTSNQSGSGGNSSTSDGSGTIALLLPDTTSSARWESQDRPDFTAEVKKLDPAAKVDYQNAQGDATTQQQQAEAEITNGAKVLVICAVDSSAAATIVNEADKAGVKVISYDRMISFAPVDYYVSFDNEEVGKLQGQYIADHTPKGGTVVMLDGAQTDNNALAFRKGAHDVLDPLFKNGTLKLGYESYTPNWDPQNGLREMEQALTKLNNHVDGVLAANDGLAGSAIQALSAQHLAGKVPVTGQDATDAGLHDIMLGTQSMTVYKAVPKEAKVAGELAVDLLKGQTPGSDLVNSTQDNGSGKKIPAVLLKPVVVTKDNIQDTVIKDGFTTMNNINHPK
- a CDS encoding TetR/AcrR family transcriptional regulator, whose amino-acid sequence is MDLQMRVVEAAEQSFRQFGYKGTTMENVARIANVGKGTIYTFFPSKEALLEHILNRLVVEMRAVADGSIVAGDTFFNNLERALRSVLRFRAQHELLVKLAQEGKQLGTVAVIEGMARVEEAVLNYLRKHLEAGVANGDVKPCNTELVAFIMLRTYTAILVDWESRHEPLSDDALMQVFHVVFTEGLNRTQA
- a CDS encoding gamma-glutamyltransferase family protein — its product is MNFDALDYPYSSRRTAVYARRGMVATSQPLAAAAGLQVLQQGGNAIDAAVATAAALTVVEPTSNGIGSDSFAIVWHKGQLHGLNGSGVAPAGISLGELARRGYSEMPKFGWMPVTVPGTPAAWADLVERFGNLTLRQVLDPAIILARDGHPVSPTAAKYWALAAKRFASALEGPEFEHWFKTFTFDGRAPKPGETFRSAGHARTLELIGQSGAKAFYEGELAEEIERFARETGGLLAKADLAAHRSDWVNPVSIQYRGYDVWELPPNGQGIVALMALNILKGYDFSTMDVRERTHLQLEAMKLAFADGKRHIADPRHAEIPLDMLLSDEHAAQQRDRIGETALLPDPGAPVLGGTVYLATADGEGNMVSYIQSNYMGFGSGVVVPNTGIALQNRGHNFSMDPAHKNALAPGKRPYHTIIPGFLTKDGAAVGPFGVMGGFMQPQGHVQVMMNTLDFSMNPQAALDAPRWQWMQDNQVSIEETYGADVIEDLRRRGHEVDVAEDVGGFGRGQIIWRTEEGTLVGGTEPRTDGSIAAW
- a CDS encoding aminopeptidase encodes the protein MEEHLRKYAELAVKVGVNLQPGQNLVIGFGRRQVYAEHLEFARQLVDVAYDAGAKFVQVDWGDEWWIRETVKRGSLETLEARAKWQLEWVEHLAKEGAAFIAIPASNPDLYEGIDPARVTAAERAISSTFRDFDNRRTADQYRWTLASAPTQAWADKVHPELPEAERIDALWKDILFCARALGDNPVEDWRKHIDNLRKRSDYLNSLHIHSLHYQAPGTDLTVELAPKHYWTSAQKPALDGVPFVANMPTEEVFTSPSKYGVNGVVTSTMPLNHNGTTIHGIRLKFEKGRIVEYSAEQGEGALKNIVEADEGSHYLGEVALVPVDSPIAEMGQLFYNTLFDENASCHLAIGRAYPLVEGGENIGHGDYEAHGLNDSLMHVDFMIGSNQMNIDAITHDNQTIAIMRDGKWTTPV